In Actinoplanes octamycinicus, the genomic window GCCGCCTCGGCCGCGGCCGAGGCGCGAGCGGAGCGGGCCGGGGTGCTGGTCGTGGTGCCGCTCGGCGGCTGCTTCCTGCCGGCTTTTCTGCTGGTCGGCGTGGTGCCGGCGCTGGTCGCCATGCTCGGCGGCGTGCTGTGAACCCAGGGTGCGGCGGCGGGCCGCGCCGGGAGATCGAGGAGGAGTGGATGTATCGCATCATGGTGGCGTTCCGGCGGTTGCGGGCCGCGGACCGGGAGGCCGGAGCGGCCGCGGTCGAGTACGCGATGACCGTCGCGGTGGCCGGCGTGATCATCGCCGTGCTGATGACGATCCTGAAGAGTGATCCGGTGCGCGAGGCGCTGACCGGCGTCATCCTCAGGGCCCTGCCGTGACCGGAGCCGTGCGGTGAGCGGGTGCCGGCGGCTCGGTGGCGACCGGGGCGCGTTCACCGTCGAACTCGCGGCCGGGCTGCCGGCACTCATGCTGCTGCTCTTCGTCGGGCTGACCGCGGTGTCGGCGGTGGTGACCCGGGCGCAGTGCCTGGACGCGGCCCGGGAGGCGGCGCTGGCCGAGGCGCGTGGCGAGCGGGGGAGTCCGGTGGCGGCCCGGATGGCCCCGCCGGGCGCCGAGATCCGGCTCGACGGTGACCGGGAGAGTGTCACGGCGACGGTGGTGGTGCGGGTGAAGCTGTTCGGAGCGCACGTTCCCGGGATCACGGTCACGGCGAGCGCGGTGGCCGCCCGGGAACCGGCCACCGTGCCGGTGGGCTGACGATGTCGGGCGCAGCGCTGGTGACCCGCGGGGGCGGAGCCCGGACCGGGCCGCGCGACGGTCCGGCGACGGCGGATCGGGGATCGGCGTCGATCCTCGTGCTGGCCCTGGGGCTGGTCCTGGTGATGGCCGGAGTGGCCGGGGCGATGGTGGCGTCGGCCCGGCTGGCGCGGCACACCGCGCGTACCGCGGCGGACCTGGCGGCGCTGGCCGCGGCCGGGCGCGCGGTCGAGGGCCCGGAGGTGGCGTGCGCGGCGGCCCGTCGGTATGCCGCAGCGAACGGCGCCCGGATGACGTCGTGCGAGGTCACCGGATGGGAGGTGGTGGTCCGGACCGAGGTGCCGGTCCGCTGGGTGCGGGCCGGCGCGACGGCGGCAGCCCGCGCTGGGCCGGTCACCTCGGGCCGGTGAACGGCGCGGCTCGGGCCGGACCGGTCTCCTCGGCTGGTGAACGACGCGGCTCGGCCGGACCGGGTCATTCGGGCTGGTGAACGGCGGTGGCTTGGGCCGGGTCGGTCTCGTCAGGCTGGTGAACGGCAGTGGCTCGGGCCGGGCCGGTCTCGTGGGGCTGGTGAACGGCGGTGGCTCGGGCCGGGTCGGTCTTGTCGGGCTGGTGACCGGCGGCGGTCGGCTGGTGCGGGATCGAGGCCGGCTCGGCCGGGAGGGCGGACAGGACCGTGTCGAGGACCCGGACGGCGCCTCGCTTGTCGAGCGGGTTGTTGCCGTTTCCGCACTTCGGGGACTGGACGCAGGACGGGCAGCCGGTCTCGCAGGCGCACGAGACGATGGCGTCCCGGGTGGCGCGGAGCCAGTCCCCGGCGGTGGCGTAAGCGCGCTCGGCGAAACCGGCGCCGCCCGGGTGGCCGTCGTAGACGAAGACGGTCGGGGCCTCGGTGTCCGGGTGGTTGGCGGTGGACAGGCCACCGATGTCCCAGCGGTCGCAGGTCGCCATCAGCGGGAGCAGGCCGATCCCGGCGTGCTCGGCGGCGTGCAGGGCGCCCGGCACGTCGGCCGGCTCGACACCGGCGGCGGCCAGGGCGCGGGGCGAGACGGTGAACCAGACGGCGACGGTGCGCAGCTCGCGGACCGGCAGGTCGAGCGGCTTGGTGTCGATCACCTCGCCGCTGCCCACCCGGCGCCGCTGGTAGGACACCACCTGGCTGGTCACGTCCACCTCGCCGAGGAAGAGGCCGACCGGGCCGGCGTCCAGGTACGACCGGACCTCGACCACCGACACGTCGGTCACGTCCCGGGCGTGCGTCGTCCAGTCCGGCTCCTCCTGGTGCACCAGGGCCACGGCGTCGTCCAGGTCCAGCTCGTCCACCAGGTAGGAGACGCCCTGGTGCAGGTAGACCGCGCCGTCGTGCAGCATCACGTGCGAGGAGCCCTGGTCGACGGTGCCGAGCAGCCGCCCGGTGGCCGCCTCCACCACCGAGACCGGGGCGCCGCCGGTGCCGCGCAGGTCCACGTCCGGCCGGCCGCGCTCGGTCCAGTACCAGCCGGACGGCCGGCGGCGCAGCGCGCCCGCCCGGACCAGCGCCTCGACGGTGGCCCGGGCCGGCTCGCCGCCGAAGAGCGCGAGGTCCGGCTCGGTGAGCGGGGCCTCCGAGGCGGCGCAGCACAGTTGCGGGCCGAGCACGTACGGGTTGGCCGGGTCCAGCACGGTGGCCTCGACCGGGCGGCCGAACAGCGCCTCCGGGTGGTGCACCAGGTAGGTGTCGAGCGGGTCGTCCCGGGCGATCAGCACGGCGAGCGCCGCCTGACCGGCCCGGCCGGCCCGCCCGGCCTGCTGCCAGAGCGAGGCGCGGGTGCCCGGCCAGCCGCAGATCAGCACCGCGTCCAGGCCGGCCAGGTCGACGCCGAGTTCGAGCGCGTTGGTCGAGGCCAGGCCGAGCAGCTCGCCGGAGAGCAGGGCCTGCTCGATCGCGCGCCGGTCCTCGCGCAGGTAACCGCCGCGGTAGGCGGCGACCCGCGCGCCCAGGCCGGGGACCGTCTCGTCCAGGGCGCGGCGGGCCACCGCGGCGACCACCTCGGCGCCGCGCCGGGACCGGACGAAGGCGAGGGTCCGGGTGCCGGCCACGACCGCGTCGGCCAGCAGGTCCGCGGTCTCCCGCAAGGCCGACCGCCGGACCGGCGGCGCGTCCGGCAGCCCCGGAAGGGCGGGATCGGCCGGCAGCCCGGCGAAGGCGGCGTCCGGGGAGGGCGGGAGCAGGGGTGGCTCCCAGAGGGCGAAGGTGACCGCGCCGCGCGGCGAGGCGTCGTCGGTGACCGCGGTGACCGGGGCGCCGACCAGCCGGGTGGCGCTGCCCGCCGGGTCGCCCGAGGTGGCCGAGGCCAGGACGAAGGTGGGCGTGCTGCGGTAGCGGGCGGCGACCCGGCGCAGCCGGCGCAGGACGTGCGCCACGTGCGAGCCGAAGACGCCGCGGTAGGCGTGGCACTCGTCGATCACCACGTAGCGCAGCCGGCGGAAGAACTGGGCCCAGCGGTCGTGGCCGGGCAGCAGCGAATGGTGCAGCATGTCCGGGTTGGTGAGGATGAACCGGGCGTGCTGCCGCACCCACTCGCGCTCCTCGCGCGGCGTGTCCCCGTCCAGCGTGGCCGGCCGGACCCCGTCCAGGCCGAGCCGGGCCAGCGCGCGCAGCTGGTCGGCGGCCAGGGCCTTGGTGGGCGCCAGGTAGAGCACGGTGGCCCGGGGGTCGGCGGCCAGCGCGGTCAGCGCCGGCAGCTGGTAGGCCAGCGACTTGCCGGAGGCGGTCCCGGTGGCCAGCACCACATGCGAGCCCTGCCAGGCGAGGTCGGCGGCGGCCGCCTGGTGCTCCCACGGCGCGGTGATCCCCTGCCGGGTCAGGGCGGCGTGCAGATCCGGGTCGATCCAAGCGGGCCAGGCCGCGACCCGCCCGGCCCGGGCGGTGACCTGCTCGACGTGGGTGATCGGGGACTGCGCGGCGCTCGCGCTCCGGGCTCGCATCAGGTGCAGCAGCTCGGCGGGACCGGAGGCGGTGGCAGTCACGCCAAGCACTCTGACACCATCAGGCGGCGGTCCCCAAACGAGGCCGGGCCGGACACCGGCTTGCCGTCCGCCTCAAACGGGTAGGGACGGTGGGTGCCACGCGTCGCCCGATGCCGGTCGGTGGTTAGATTCGCGGGGGAGATCAGGGAGGAGGACCGATGGAGCTGTCGCTGGCGACCCGGACCGTCGCCGACCACACGGTGCTCGAAGTCGGTGGCGAGGTCGACGTTTACACCGCTCCACGGCTGCGCGAGCGCCTGATCGAGCTGGTCGACGCCGGTGCCCGAGACGTGGTGGTGGACCTGGAGCGGGTCGAGTTCCTCGACTCCACCGGCCTGGGCGTGCTGGTCGGCGCGTTGAAACGGCTGCGGACCGCGCAGGGCACCTTCGGCCTGGTCTGCGCCAAGGAGCCACTTCTGAAGATCTTCCGGATCACCGCGCTGGATCAGGTCTTCCCGATCTTCCCCACCGTCGAGGCCGCCACCGAACGCGACGGCAGCGGTCCCGCTTCGTGATGGCTACGGTTCGGCTGTCCTTCTCGCCGGCGCCGGTGCATGTCCGCACCGCCCGCCTGGTCGGTGTGGCGGTGGCCCGGCGGGCCGGGGTCGACGAGGCGCTGCTGGACGAGGTGCGCCTGGCGATCGGCGAGGCCTGCACCCGGGCCGTCGCCCTGCACCGGCAGTACGGGCTGGCCGACCTGGTCACGGTGGAGATGTCCGACTCGGGCTCGTACACCGTCCGGGTCATCGACCACGCCCCGATCGAGGCCAGCATCGGTCTCACCAAGCTTCCGCCGGACGAGCTGGCCGCCGAGTCGCTCACCGAGGACGACCTCACCACCGGCGTCGGGTTCGCCCTGCTCGCCGGCTTCGTCGACGACCTCCAGGTCCGCCCGGTCGACGACGGCCCCGGCACCGAGGTCCGCATGGTCTGGCCGGTCGCCCGGCGTTAACTGAGCCGGCTGGCTCCGCGCCGCCGCAGAACGCCGGCGGCGTTGTGCGGGGGTGGGGGTTGGACCGTCGTGGCCACCCACGGACGCCGCCCTTGCGGGCTGAGCGTTCTGGACGCGTCAGCGGCCAGCTCAGCCCGGAAGGGTCCCTGGCGGGAGCGACGATCAGTGATCAGCGCGGCCCGAGTCAGCAGATCTTTGAATGGGATCTTCGGCGCGCCGGAAACAAGCGATCTTCCGTTACTCTCTATCCTTAATTCGGGCATTCCGCTTATTTCTGATTTGGCAAACTCTGACCACCTGGCCAGGCAAAAGATCAGCCAAATCCGATACCCGCTGGGTGGCGTGCTAACACAGCGGTGAACATCACCGCGACACGGCCGGGTCGCCATGTGACGATCGCCACGTCGGACCTATACAGTACGCGAGTTATCAGCTACTGCTGGTCCCGCGTCCGCGGGTCCGGTCGATCGTTAGCAAGCGCCCGGAGGTCTCGTCCACCACTCGGGTGCGGTCGGTGTGTGTAGGAGGACATTGATGTCCGGGACCTCGGTAAACCTCGCCGCCGAAGGTGGCGGAGTGTCCCTGAGCGGATCCAACGTCACATTCGTCATCGTCGCGCTGGTGTTCGCCCTGATCGCTCTGGGCTTCGCCGCGATGTTCGTCCAGTCGGTGCTGCGCACCGGCCGGGGCACCAAGAACATGCAGGAGATCGC contains:
- a CDS encoding Rv3654c family TadE-like protein — its product is MSGAALVTRGGGARTGPRDGPATADRGSASILVLALGLVLVMAGVAGAMVASARLARHTARTAADLAALAAAGRAVEGPEVACAAARRYAAANGARMTSCEVTGWEVVVRTEVPVRWVRAGATAAARAGPVTSGR
- a CDS encoding DUF4244 domain-containing protein, with amino-acid sequence MYRIMVAFRRLRAADREAGAAAVEYAMTVAVAGVIIAVLMTILKSDPVREALTGVILRALP
- a CDS encoding TadE family type IV pilus minor pilin; the protein is MSGCRRLGGDRGAFTVELAAGLPALMLLLFVGLTAVSAVVTRAQCLDAAREAALAEARGERGSPVAARMAPPGAEIRLDGDRESVTATVVVRVKLFGAHVPGITVTASAVAAREPATVPVG
- a CDS encoding ATP-binding protein; amino-acid sequence: MMATVRLSFSPAPVHVRTARLVGVAVARRAGVDEALLDEVRLAIGEACTRAVALHRQYGLADLVTVEMSDSGSYTVRVIDHAPIEASIGLTKLPPDELAAESLTEDDLTTGVGFALLAGFVDDLQVRPVDDGPGTEVRMVWPVARR
- a CDS encoding DEAD/DEAH box helicase: MRARSASAAQSPITHVEQVTARAGRVAAWPAWIDPDLHAALTRQGITAPWEHQAAAADLAWQGSHVVLATGTASGKSLAYQLPALTALAADPRATVLYLAPTKALAADQLRALARLGLDGVRPATLDGDTPREEREWVRQHARFILTNPDMLHHSLLPGHDRWAQFFRRLRYVVIDECHAYRGVFGSHVAHVLRRLRRVAARYRSTPTFVLASATSGDPAGSATRLVGAPVTAVTDDASPRGAVTFALWEPPLLPPSPDAAFAGLPADPALPGLPDAPPVRRSALRETADLLADAVVAGTRTLAFVRSRRGAEVVAAVARRALDETVPGLGARVAAYRGGYLREDRRAIEQALLSGELLGLASTNALELGVDLAGLDAVLICGWPGTRASLWQQAGRAGRAGQAALAVLIARDDPLDTYLVHHPEALFGRPVEATVLDPANPYVLGPQLCCAASEAPLTEPDLALFGGEPARATVEALVRAGALRRRPSGWYWTERGRPDVDLRGTGGAPVSVVEAATGRLLGTVDQGSSHVMLHDGAVYLHQGVSYLVDELDLDDAVALVHQEEPDWTTHARDVTDVSVVEVRSYLDAGPVGLFLGEVDVTSQVVSYQRRRVGSGEVIDTKPLDLPVRELRTVAVWFTVSPRALAAAGVEPADVPGALHAAEHAGIGLLPLMATCDRWDIGGLSTANHPDTEAPTVFVYDGHPGGAGFAERAYATAGDWLRATRDAIVSCACETGCPSCVQSPKCGNGNNPLDKRGAVRVLDTVLSALPAEPASIPHQPTAAGHQPDKTDPARATAVHQPHETGPARATAVHQPDETDPAQATAVHQPE
- a CDS encoding STAS domain-containing protein, which encodes MELSLATRTVADHTVLEVGGEVDVYTAPRLRERLIELVDAGARDVVVDLERVEFLDSTGLGVLVGALKRLRTAQGTFGLVCAKEPLLKIFRITALDQVFPIFPTVEAATERDGSGPAS